A genomic window from Flavobacterium hankyongi includes:
- a CDS encoding S66 peptidase family protein — MLRYLIAFILISNLSYSQKMMITPPLLKKGDTVAIVATARKNVDDNLKPAIDLMKSWGLEVKVGSTIGLDLNQLAGTDEQRAKDFQEQLDNPNIKMIWCVRGGYGTVRMLDLLDFTKFKQNPKWIVGFSDVTVLHSHLNTMGYKSIHGIMPVTVAKASKPAKETLKVALFGEERLEYDIPFHNMNKLGKAKGELVGGNLSILYSLFGSPSAIDCNDKILFIEDLDEYLYHIDRMMMNLKRNGCLESIKGILVGGMTKMKDNDIPWGKDALQIIEDVTKKYNIPIVYNFPAGHIQDNRALIFGSQIELDVNAECTKVFFER, encoded by the coding sequence ATGCTTCGCTATTTAATTGCTTTTATACTTATTTCTAACTTATCCTATTCACAGAAAATGATGATTACACCTCCTTTATTGAAAAAAGGCGATACGGTGGCTATTGTGGCTACTGCGCGTAAAAATGTTGACGATAATTTGAAACCTGCAATCGATTTAATGAAAAGTTGGGGGTTAGAAGTGAAAGTAGGAAGTACGATAGGTTTAGATTTAAACCAGTTGGCCGGAACCGATGAGCAGCGTGCCAAAGATTTTCAAGAGCAGTTAGATAATCCCAATATTAAAATGATTTGGTGTGTGCGTGGTGGATACGGAACTGTGCGTATGCTTGATTTGTTAGATTTTACTAAGTTCAAACAAAATCCAAAATGGATTGTAGGTTTTAGCGATGTGACTGTTTTGCATAGTCATTTGAACACTATGGGGTATAAATCGATTCACGGAATCATGCCAGTAACAGTCGCCAAAGCTTCTAAACCAGCAAAAGAAACATTGAAAGTAGCTTTGTTTGGAGAAGAGCGATTGGAGTATGATATTCCGTTTCATAATATGAACAAATTAGGTAAAGCTAAAGGCGAATTAGTTGGCGGAAATCTATCTATTTTGTATAGTTTGTTTGGATCACCTTCTGCAATAGATTGTAATGATAAAATTCTTTTTATAGAGGATTTGGATGAATATCTTTATCACATCGACCGCATGATGATGAATTTGAAGCGTAACGGATGTCTTGAAAGTATCAAAGGAATTTTAGTAGGAGGAATGACTAAAATGAAAGACAACGATATTCCTTGGGGGAAAGATGCTTTACAGATTATTGAAGATGTAACTAAAAAATATAATATTCCGATTGTTTATAATTTTCCAGCAGGTCACATTCAAGATAACCGAGCTTTAATTTTTGGTTCACAAATTGAATTAGATGTAAATGCAGAGTGTACCAAAGTTTTTTTTGAAAGATAA
- a CDS encoding M48 family metallopeptidase produces the protein MSSKITAPSPKTLPSNLTSLSKNYLFKATLAIVGIVLFFLLYLFMIYSLVILVKYAFIYEIEDINKLTILMKLGAIAGSIMLLLFTLKFVLKLRNVQPDNRIKLNREEHNELFDFIHQICTETGAPKPKSIYVDPDVNAYVRYTNIWMSLILPTKKDLTIGLGLVSTLNLSEFKAVMAHEFGHFAQKSMKIGSYIHSANTIIHDMIFTRDKWDDILDQWRNSDIRLSAAAWVITPVIWLIRKALELFYMFLNLMHSSLSREMEFNADKVAVKSAGSVAIVSALWKLDYGFNYWNSILNNAYYASKKNIFTDNLYFHKSKFALKNKPLLDEKFNSLEVELNGSKKFFEKDEHSSVSMYASHPPSEQREANAKTPFVDCEFDERSPWELFSNKEKIQKEMTLFVYDKYFSQKPQNFVSEAEFEKFIESESRNLNLVDEYQNTFQNRFLNLPEIEILKSEQAFEGDFTQRLDSLKEELKVLMEPVLVLEEKMSIALNILNGETKLKSLNFNNVEYTKKNVTEAYNLIFAEREKLFNDTFREWDYKFVVSHYKLSLKHGFNDHYIKLIEQQKKIINVYRKLIEIKNQIVGDIQNIQSKSEVTPLMVNNLSEDIVNQTFRINDEINTIDESNFVSISNIDSVQELKESLVDGGQIKKESGNIFENGGIGKIMDSIEIGLINCNRVENKNLDEILILNKKLIEMEN, from the coding sequence ATGAGTTCCAAAATTACTGCCCCAAGTCCAAAGACTTTACCTTCAAACCTTACAAGTTTATCAAAAAATTATCTTTTTAAAGCAACATTAGCAATTGTTGGTATTGTATTGTTTTTTCTTCTGTATTTATTTATGATTTATAGTTTGGTCATTCTTGTGAAATATGCTTTTATCTACGAAATAGAAGACATTAACAAACTGACAATATTGATGAAATTGGGCGCCATTGCAGGCTCAATAATGCTTTTACTTTTTACTTTAAAGTTTGTTTTAAAATTAAGAAATGTTCAACCTGACAATAGGATAAAATTAAATAGGGAAGAACATAACGAGTTGTTCGATTTTATCCATCAAATCTGTACAGAAACAGGAGCGCCAAAACCAAAATCAATCTATGTTGATCCTGATGTTAATGCTTATGTACGATATACTAACATCTGGATGAGTTTAATTTTGCCTACTAAAAAGGATTTAACTATAGGACTGGGCCTAGTTAGTACTTTAAATTTAAGTGAGTTTAAGGCAGTAATGGCACATGAGTTTGGTCACTTTGCACAAAAAAGCATGAAGATTGGAAGTTATATACATAGTGCAAATACTATTATTCATGATATGATTTTTACTAGAGATAAATGGGATGATATATTAGATCAATGGAGAAACTCGGATATTAGACTTTCTGCTGCTGCTTGGGTGATTACACCAGTGATTTGGTTAATTAGAAAAGCGTTAGAATTATTTTATATGTTTTTGAATTTAATGCATTCTTCACTCTCAAGAGAAATGGAATTTAATGCAGATAAAGTTGCTGTAAAAAGTGCAGGAAGTGTTGCAATAGTTTCTGCCTTATGGAAACTTGATTACGGGTTTAATTATTGGAACAGTATATTAAACAATGCTTACTACGCTTCAAAGAAGAATATTTTTACTGATAATTTATATTTTCACAAATCTAAATTTGCTTTAAAGAATAAGCCTTTGCTCGATGAAAAATTTAATTCATTGGAAGTTGAACTAAATGGTTCTAAGAAGTTTTTTGAAAAAGATGAACATTCTAGTGTAAGTATGTATGCCAGCCATCCGCCAAGTGAACAAAGAGAAGCTAATGCCAAAACCCCATTTGTTGATTGTGAATTTGATGAACGTTCACCATGGGAGCTATTTTCAAATAAAGAAAAAATACAAAAAGAAATGACTTTGTTTGTTTATGATAAATACTTTAGTCAAAAACCTCAAAATTTCGTTTCTGAAGCAGAGTTTGAGAAGTTTATTGAGTCAGAATCAAGAAATTTAAATTTAGTAGATGAATACCAAAATACTTTTCAGAATAGATTCCTTAACTTGCCCGAAATAGAGATATTAAAAAGCGAACAGGCATTTGAAGGTGATTTTACACAACGTCTGGATAGCTTAAAGGAAGAATTAAAAGTTTTAATGGAGCCAGTTCTTGTTTTGGAAGAAAAAATGAGCATTGCGTTGAATATTTTAAACGGTGAAACTAAGCTTAAATCATTAAATTTTAATAATGTAGAATACACTAAAAAGAACGTAACTGAAGCTTATAATTTGATTTTTGCTGAAAGAGAAAAATTATTTAATGACACCTTTAGAGAGTGGGATTATAAATTTGTTGTTTCTCATTACAAGCTTTCTTTAAAACATGGTTTTAACGATCATTATATTAAACTCATTGAACAGCAAAAAAAGATAATTAATGTATATAGAAAGCTTATAGAAATTAAAAATCAAATAGTTGGAGATATTCAGAATATACAATCAAAAAGTGAAGTTACTCCACTAATGGTGAATAACTTATCTGAAGACATTGTAAATCAAACTTTTAGAATAAATGATGAAATAAATACTATTGATGAGAGTAATTTTGTTTCTATTTCAAATATTGATTCAGTCCAAGAGTTAAAAGAATCACTAGTTGATGGAGGACAAATTAAAAAAGAATCTGGAAATATTTTTGAAAATGGCGGGATAGGTAAAATTATGGACTCTATTGAAATCGGATTAATTAATTGTAATCGTGTTGAAAATAAAAACTTAGATGAAATTTTAATTCTAAATAAAAAACTGATAGAGATGGAAAATTAA
- a CDS encoding aspartate kinase, whose amino-acid sequence MKTISSVVENYIKTKPFLLNALSQGIINLTSLARTITDELEEELGKDVKQGAVIMALKRLSEDLDFKVNHKITKVLKNIGEITVRSSLTDYTFLISDSILNKQADLITDIDSHSDIFYTSSRGVNETNIVVSDSISHLIEKHFKGEKLTQKLENLASITVKLPKENISVPGIYYFIFQRLAWEGIVIYEVISTTNEFTILVDDDIVDKAFKVIKDLKTTK is encoded by the coding sequence ATGAAAACGATTTCTTCAGTAGTAGAGAACTACATTAAAACAAAACCCTTTTTATTAAATGCCCTTTCTCAAGGGATAATTAACCTTACTTCATTAGCGAGAACGATAACAGATGAGCTAGAAGAAGAATTAGGCAAAGATGTAAAACAAGGTGCTGTGATAATGGCGTTGAAGCGTCTATCTGAAGACTTAGATTTTAAAGTGAATCACAAGATTACTAAGGTTTTGAAGAACATTGGAGAGATTACTGTTCGTTCTTCGTTAACAGATTATACTTTTCTTATTTCAGATTCTATTTTAAACAAGCAAGCTGATTTAATTACTGATATTGATTCACACTCGGATATTTTTTATACTTCTTCACGTGGTGTAAACGAGACAAATATTGTAGTAAGTGATAGTATTTCTCACCTGATAGAAAAGCATTTTAAAGGAGAAAAGTTAACTCAAAAATTAGAAAATTTAGCTTCTATTACAGTTAAACTACCAAAGGAAAACATCTCGGTTCCTGGAATCTATTATTTTATTTTTCAACGATTGGCTTGGGAAGGAATTGTTATTTATGAGGTAATTTCTACTACAAATGAATTTACGATTTTAGTTGATGATGATATTGTAGACAAAGCTTTTAAAGTAATCAAGGATTTGAAAACGACAAAATAA
- the mfd gene encoding transcription-repair coupling factor — translation MSTEHIKQLFANEPKFEAITNSITGDAKINVKGLVGSSLSFAIESWFKKLDKTFLIIANEKEEAAYILNDLEELINEDNVLFYPSSYRRPYQIEDTDNANVLLRSEVLNRINSRKKPAIIVTYPEALFEKVVTKKELEKNTLKVAVGEKVSIDFINEVLFEYNFKRVDFITEPGEFSVRGGILDVFSFSNDNPYRIEFFGNEVDSIRTFDVASQLSIEKKSKITIIPNFENKLLEEKRESFLDYINPKTTLFIQNTDLLLTNLDKLFGKAEESFEKLSKDIKHASPEELFLNQSSFIKQALNFSIVELNSKPTFRVEQSFELQTKPQPSFNKQFDLLMEDLKSNRQNGIKNYLFCANEQQAKRFHDIFESMDEKDHEDFVKDYETIVLPLYQGFIDYENKIACYTDHQIFERYHKFSIKNGYAKKQTITLKELNALSVGDYVTHIDHGIGKFGGLQKIQVDGKTQEAIKLVYADNDIVYVSIHSLHKISKYNGKDGVPPKIYKLGSSAWKALKQKTKARVKHIAFNLIQLYAKRRLDKGFAFSPDSYLQHELESSFIYEDTPDQLKATQEVKADMESDRPMDRLVCGDVGFGKTEVAIRAAFKAADNSKQVAILVPTTILAYQHYRTFRERLKDLPVNINYLNRFRTAKQKTEILKDLESGKLDIIIGTHQLVNKNIKFKNLGLLIVDEEQKFGVNVKDKLKTIAENIDTLTLTATPIPRTLQFSLMAARDLSVISTPPPNRYPIETQVVGFNETVIRDAISYEIERGGQVYFINNRIENIQEIAGMIQRLVPSAKVSIGHGQMDGKKLEEVMLSFMEGDFDVLVATTIIESGLDVPNANTIFINNANNFGLSDLHQMRGRVGRSNKKAFCYFITPPYSAMTEEARKRIQALEQFSELGSGFNIAMKDLEIRGAGDLLGGEQSGFINEIGFETYQKIMQEAIEELKENEFKDLYPEESDIETKEYVKDLQIDSDFELLFPDDYINSVTERLSLYNDLAIIKTEEKLQEYQQQLEDRFGKMPKPALALLDSLRIKWIASHLGIEKLVLKQGKMVCYFLGDQQSNYYQSARFHKVLSFVQQNNNLCKMKEKETKNGLRLLLSFENVKSIKKALELIEMI, via the coding sequence TTGAGTACAGAGCACATTAAACAGCTTTTTGCTAATGAACCTAAATTTGAAGCTATTACCAATTCAATTACTGGTGACGCTAAAATTAATGTAAAAGGATTAGTTGGATCATCTCTTTCTTTTGCTATTGAAAGCTGGTTCAAAAAATTAGACAAAACATTTCTAATTATTGCAAATGAAAAGGAAGAAGCAGCCTATATACTAAACGATTTAGAAGAGTTAATTAACGAAGACAATGTTCTTTTTTATCCAAGTTCTTACAGAAGACCTTATCAAATTGAAGATACAGACAATGCAAATGTTTTATTGCGATCTGAAGTTTTAAACAGAATCAATTCTCGAAAGAAGCCTGCTATAATAGTAACTTATCCCGAAGCCTTATTCGAAAAAGTTGTTACCAAAAAAGAACTTGAAAAAAACACGTTAAAAGTTGCTGTTGGCGAAAAAGTTTCTATTGATTTCATAAACGAAGTTTTATTTGAATACAATTTCAAACGTGTCGATTTTATTACGGAACCTGGTGAGTTTTCGGTAAGAGGAGGAATTTTAGATGTCTTCTCTTTTTCAAATGACAACCCTTATCGAATCGAATTTTTTGGAAATGAAGTGGATAGTATCAGAACATTCGATGTTGCTTCACAACTTTCGATAGAAAAGAAAAGTAAAATTACCATTATTCCCAATTTTGAGAATAAATTATTAGAAGAAAAAAGAGAGAGCTTCTTAGATTATATCAATCCAAAAACAACACTTTTTATCCAAAACACCGATTTGTTGTTAACCAATTTGGATAAATTATTTGGCAAAGCCGAAGAAAGTTTCGAAAAACTATCAAAAGATATTAAGCATGCTTCTCCTGAAGAATTGTTTCTAAACCAAAGTTCTTTCATAAAGCAAGCGCTGAATTTTTCAATTGTCGAATTAAATAGTAAGCCAACTTTCAGAGTAGAACAAAGTTTCGAATTACAAACCAAACCTCAGCCGTCATTCAATAAACAATTCGATTTGTTAATGGAGGATTTGAAAAGCAATCGTCAAAACGGAATTAAGAATTATCTTTTTTGTGCCAATGAACAACAAGCCAAACGTTTTCATGACATTTTCGAATCGATGGATGAAAAAGACCATGAAGATTTTGTAAAAGATTATGAAACGATTGTTCTTCCGTTATATCAAGGATTTATTGATTATGAAAACAAAATTGCTTGTTATACAGACCATCAAATTTTTGAACGTTACCATAAGTTCTCAATCAAAAACGGTTATGCTAAAAAACAGACTATTACTCTGAAAGAACTTAATGCGCTTTCGGTTGGTGATTATGTAACACACATCGACCACGGAATTGGAAAGTTTGGAGGATTACAAAAAATTCAAGTTGATGGCAAGACTCAAGAAGCTATAAAGTTAGTTTATGCCGACAATGATATTGTGTATGTAAGTATTCATTCACTACACAAAATATCCAAATACAATGGTAAAGACGGGGTTCCTCCTAAAATTTACAAATTGGGTTCTAGTGCTTGGAAAGCATTAAAACAAAAAACTAAAGCAAGAGTAAAACATATTGCTTTCAATTTAATCCAATTGTATGCAAAAAGAAGATTGGACAAAGGATTTGCTTTTTCTCCAGATAGTTATTTACAGCATGAATTAGAAAGTTCTTTTATTTATGAAGACACACCAGATCAATTAAAAGCAACTCAAGAAGTTAAAGCCGATATGGAAAGTGACCGCCCAATGGATCGTTTGGTTTGTGGTGATGTTGGATTTGGCAAAACCGAAGTTGCCATTCGTGCCGCTTTTAAAGCTGCCGACAATAGTAAACAGGTTGCTATTTTAGTTCCAACAACAATTTTAGCATATCAGCATTATAGAACTTTTAGAGAACGTTTAAAAGATTTGCCAGTCAATATAAATTACCTCAACCGATTTAGAACTGCCAAACAAAAAACAGAAATTTTAAAAGATTTAGAGTCTGGAAAACTAGATATCATCATTGGAACTCATCAATTAGTAAATAAAAACATCAAGTTTAAAAATCTAGGTTTATTAATTGTAGATGAAGAGCAAAAGTTTGGCGTAAATGTTAAGGACAAACTTAAAACCATTGCCGAAAACATTGATACCTTAACTCTAACAGCTACGCCAATCCCAAGGACTTTACAGTTTTCATTGATGGCAGCACGCGATTTATCTGTAATTTCTACGCCACCACCTAACCGTTATCCTATAGAAACACAAGTGGTGGGTTTTAACGAAACGGTTATAAGAGATGCTATCTCATACGAAATTGAACGTGGCGGTCAAGTATATTTCATCAATAACCGAATTGAAAATATTCAGGAAATTGCAGGAATGATTCAGCGTTTAGTTCCAAGTGCCAAAGTGAGTATTGGTCACGGACAAATGGATGGTAAAAAACTGGAAGAAGTTATGTTGTCTTTTATGGAAGGTGATTTTGACGTTCTTGTTGCTACAACCATTATAGAAAGCGGATTAGATGTACCAAATGCTAATACAATCTTCATCAATAATGCCAATAATTTTGGTTTATCTGATTTGCACCAAATGCGTGGTCGTGTGGGCCGAAGCAATAAAAAAGCCTTCTGTTATTTCATTACACCTCCTTATTCAGCAATGACCGAAGAAGCTCGAAAACGTATTCAAGCTTTGGAACAATTTAGCGAATTGGGCAGTGGTTTTAATATTGCCATGAAAGATTTAGAAATTCGTGGTGCTGGAGATCTTTTGGGAGGAGAACAAAGTGGTTTCATCAATGAAATTGGTTTCGAAACCTATCAAAAAATCATGCAAGAAGCGATTGAAGAATTAAAAGAAAACGAATTCAAAGATTTATATCCTGAAGAAAGCGATATAGAGACTAAAGAATATGTAAAAGACCTTCAAATCGATTCTGATTTCGAATTACTATTCCCGGATGATTATATTAATAGTGTCACAGAACGTTTGAGCTTATACAACGATTTAGCTATTATCAAAACCGAAGAAAAACTTCAAGAATATCAACAACAGCTTGAAGATCGTTTTGGTAAAATGCCAAAACCGGCATTGGCGTTATTGGATAGTTTACGTATTAAATGGATTGCTTCTCATTTGGGTATTGAAAAGTTGGTGCTAAAGCAAGGAAAAATGGTTTGCTACTTCTTAGGCGACCAACAAAGTAATTACTATCAATCAGCTCGTTTTCACAAAGTATTGTCATTTGTCCAGCAAAACAACAACTTATGTAAAATGAAAGAAAAAGAGACCAAAAATGGTCTCCGTTTGTTATTGAGTTTCGAAAATGTAAAATCGATTAAAAAAGCATTGGAATTGATAGAGATGATTTAA
- a CDS encoding YraN family protein: MAFHNELGKKGEELAKEFLQNVGYTILESNFVFQKAEIDIIAQKEDTLIVVEVKTRSSIDFGNPQDFVNPKKIKLLVKAIDEYVNLKNLDLSIRFDIISVVHDKGNFTIEHFEDAFYHF, from the coding sequence ATGGCTTTTCATAACGAGCTTGGGAAAAAAGGAGAGGAGCTTGCTAAGGAATTTCTTCAAAACGTGGGGTATACAATTTTAGAAAGCAATTTTGTTTTTCAAAAAGCCGAAATTGACATTATTGCTCAAAAAGAAGACACTTTGATAGTTGTTGAGGTGAAAACCCGTTCGTCGATTGATTTCGGAAATCCACAAGATTTTGTCAATCCAAAAAAAATAAAGCTTTTAGTAAAAGCGATAGACGAATACGTAAATTTAAAAAATCTGGATCTTTCTATTCGTTTTGATATAATTTCTGTTGTACACGATAAAGGAAACTTTACGATAGAGCATTTTGAAGATGCTTTTTATCATTTTTAA